In the Bacillus sp. FJAT-42376 genome, CTCCAAGTTCGATCCCTTCCAGCATGATATTCATCAATCGGACTCGTTCAAGCCTCGTGACATAAAACCCCAGCTCTTTGCACATCCTTCTAATCTGCCGGTTTAATCCTTGCGTTAAAATAATCCGGAACGTATCAGAGGAAATCCGGGTCACGGCGCAGCGCTTCGTAACTGTACCAAGAATCTCTACTCCCCTCCCCATTTTTTCAAGGAAATCATCCCCGAACGGCTCGCTGACCGTTACGATGTATTCCTTCTCATGATTATGCTCGGAACGGAGAATCCGGTTGGATATATCCCCGTCATTGGTCATAATCAAAAGCCCTTGGGAATCCTTGTCCAGACGTCCTACAGGAAAGATCCGCACCGGATAATTCATGTAATCAACAAGATTATTTTTTACGCTCCTGACAGCTGTGCACACAATGCCGGGCGGTTTATTTAATACGATATAAACAGATTGTTCTTTTTCAGGGATCGGCTGGCCCTTTACAAGAACCGTATCCTCCAGAGAAACCTCCTGCCCTGACAAGCATACCTGTCCATTGACCGTTATGAGTCCTGCCTCGATAAAACGGTCTATTTCTCTTCTCGACCAGTAACCTGACAGACTCATAAATTTATTAATTCTCAAACATCCGCCTGCTTTCATCTTCATTTTCTTCCTTAATTAAACGCTTTTTTAAAAGCTGCGGCAATGTTTATTTCTTTATCCGTTCAAAAGTGTATAAATCCAGCGGTCGCCCGATTCGCCGCCAGAATACCGCTCCTTCGCCTCACCGGCCGTCCCTGTATAAACAAAGCTGCCGTTTTTCAGCACCCCGATCCGGTCAAACAGCGTCAAAATCTCATTTAAATCATGTGTCGTATACACGACCGTTTTGCCCCGGTCAGCCAGCCTTTTCACAAATCGGTTAATTTCCAGCTTTGACTGAAGATCAATGCCGACAGTCGGCTCATCCATGAGCAGTATATCCGGATCATGAATAAGGGCTGCGGCAATGTTCAGTTTGCGTTTCATGCCTCCTGAGAGCTTTGCTACCTTTTCATTCCATTGGTCGTCAAGCTGAACCTCCGAACAAAGCTTTTTCAGACTCTCTTCTGAAGCTTTTGTTTTAGAGAGCTTGCTGAAAAGAATCATATTTTCTTTCACTGTATTTTGCTCCCATAGAGCAATATCCTGAGGTACATAGCCGATGCATTTCCTTACCTTCTTTTTCTGTTTCCTTGTATCCAATCCATTGATGACAGCGGTCCCCGACTCAGGGAACGCAATAGTCGCCAAAATAGAAAGCAGGGTGGATTTCCCTGCACCATTCTTCCCGAGCAAACCGAATACCTCACCCTTTGATATCTTTAGGGAAACCTCATTCAGGGGCTGTTTTTTTCCGTATGTTTTCGTAACGTTTTCAATGGCAATCATCGGGTGCTCCTTAAGCGTGACATAGAAATGAAAACAAGGGCCGTACTCAGAGCAAACATGAGGACAAGCTTAACCCATACTAGTGCGTCGGCAAGCTTCCAGTTGAGGACGGGATTTTGAGGCAGCCAGTCTTCCAGTGTTTTCAGCTGGGGCAGAAGCTCTCCTGCCGGCAAAACGCTCCCGCCGATTAAACTGACAGCAAAAATCCAGACCGTACTCAGCGTATAATAATTCCCTGTGTAAGGAGAGAAACTGGCCGCCAGAAGACTGATGGAAAGCCCAAGCAGCATAAAAACGGCCATAGGAAGGAGCAGGGAAGCAGATGTGCCGTTATCAAGCCTCATAATCACCCACCAGCTGAGGCCAATCTGAATCAGGTGGAGAGCTCCGTACGCTGCGAAGGAATGCAGGATATAGGCATCGAGACCTGCTGGTGTTGTCTGAATCCGTTTAAAAAGGCTGTCTCTTTCTTTAGGAATCCAATCCCACGAGAGCATACACAGAATCAGCGCCAAAACCATCCAAATTTTTACTGGAGACTCAAAAAGCCCCGGACCCGAAGACTTCTCTCTCACATCCCGGCCATCTTCCTGTGTGACGTAGTTGATGGTCATAAGCGGCTCGGGTTCCCACTGCCGGTCAGCATACCGGTATGCCTCTTCCCTGATTCCGTCCTGCTGCGGAAAATTCTCTTGATATTTTTCCGCTATTTTCTCCACCCTGTTTGCCGCCTTGGCATTGGAGGTGAACCGGATCACTTCACTCGCAGCCACCTCTCTGACTACTCCTGATGCAATGGATAATGGAGAGGTGCGCAGTTCAATAATCCCTTCCCTGTCACCTGCTTCAATCGATTCTTTAAACCCCTCTTTAATGACGAAAACCGTATCCGTTTCCTCGCGCAGGAGCATATTTTGCGCCTTGCCTCCGGTTGTTTGAACGAGTTTAAGCCGCTCTTGCTTTTTCAGCCTTTGAATAAGGGTTTTTGAGAAATCCGTATGATCCTGATCAACAATAGCGACGGGAATGGCCAAATCCTCTTCCACTTTACCGGAAAAGTTGCTTACACCGTAGATAACAGCTGCCGGCAAAACAAGCAGGCTGAGGAAGAGAAAAGGTTTTTTCAGCATTTGTTTGACCGTAAAAAACACAATCCTCATCTCTTTGCCTCCAGTCTCTTTTCCTTTGCAGCTGCTCCAAGTCCCATCGTGATGATGAAGGCTAAGAGAAAAATGACAAGCCCGCTGAAATCAGCATTCCTTCCCCTAAAAAGGTCAGATGCTGCATCCAGCGTATATGTATTGATTGTGTAAGATGCATAAGGCTCCAGCCATGAAGGCAAATAAAAGGATGGAATAAAATGACCGCCAAGCAGGCAGCCTGCCGAAATGAACAGAGCAGAAATCACTTGAAACATTAGATCCTGTTGAAAAAACGCTGCTAGTGAACTGAACAGTGCCGTGAATATGAGGAGAATCAACATCATTCCTGCACAGATGGCAAGTACATTTTCTCCAGACCATACGTGAAGGGAGTGTAAGGCAAACAACCCCGCCCCCAAAAAAGGAAGGAGAAAAAGACTTGCTGTCACCCATTCGGAAAGTATCATCTTCCATGGACTCATCCCGTACAGCAGCAATCTTGACCGGATTCCTGATGTGACCTGCCCCCTCATATAAAGCAGGATTTGATAAGACCATACCATGAGCAGCAAAACAAAAATGGAGATCCCGTAGTAGGAGAGAATATTTTTCAAAAAAAGATTGTCTTCTTCTCTTTCCTCAAATATTTCATTTCTTCCAAGCGCATGCAAGGAAAAAGAGAGGACATCTTTTTTGTATTCCTTTGTCCTCTCTTCCTTTGGAACGTCTGCCTGGAGCATAAAATCATAGACGGTGTTGATGCCGCTTTGAGCAGCAGAAGTATAATCGGCCGCACTTTCCATAACTTGACGGAACAAATAAGCCTGAAGCGGCTGCTGATTATTTCCAATGACCGTAAGAGGAACATTTTCCCCTTCCATAATCGTTTTGCTGAAATTTTCAGGAAGAACGGCCATTCCCGCAATTTTATTTTGTCTGAGCAATTCTCTGGCGCTCTCCTCATCCGTCAGAATCGGCTTTACCACCTTTTTCAGCTCTTCATTGCCTGTCAGCTGTTTAATGACATATTCCGTTTGAAAGGTCTGGTCCTGATCAACAATGGCCGCCCGAAATGGCTCAAGGCGTTCTTTGTCTGTGAACGCCTTTGCCGCGATATAAGCCGAGCCGCCCATAAGTACGAGCGGCACGGAGAATAAAAGAACGAGAGTTTTCCATTTTCTGAGAATTCCCTTTATAAAGAAAAGCGTCATATAAAGAAATGGTCCCATGTTATCTGTTACAGTATCCCAAGCTGCAGGAAAAGTGCCTGCAGTTTAGCGCCGGCTTTCAATTGAATATCCGTCATCTGTTCTGGTGTAATGCTATTCACATTAATTTCGTTATCCAAATTTATATCCGGAAGATCGGCTTTTGCCTTCAGTTTTGTTTTGGAGTCGATTTTTAATGAAATCGAGCCCTCGGCCATATCCGCCCCTCCATTAACCTTGATTTCAAAAAGCTGGCTGCTGTATTTGTCTTTTACACTAACATCCTGCTTTTGTATAACGGTTCCCTCGAGCTTCACCGGTGAACCAGTTCCGCCCTCCGTCCCAAGAGAGAAATCCCGTTTGATTGTTTGCTTTGCAGGATCTTTGCCGGAGAAATCTGATTTCATCGAAAAGATGAGCGACCCTTCTGCTGCAGGATCTTTGCTGCTTATTTTTGCTTTTAAATCTTCCGTACGGTCCTCTCCTTCTTTTTTATTGATTTTGTTGGTAAGAAGAAGAGAGCCTCCTTCATCCTCTTTATCCGATGTGATATCCACTTTTAGTTCCTGATCCCTCTTTTTGTCCGCATCGTATGGCACATCCATTGTATGGATAGAAACAGCAGTTCCAGGTTCTGTTGAGTCAGCGACCGTTACATCCATTTTCCGGTCAATGACCAATTCATCTCCATTAACCATCAGCACAGAAGTAAACCCTTTAGGAATACGGGTTTCTTTCACCTCTTTTTTGGCGTCTTTCAAGCCGTCAACAAAGTCTGTTTTTACAGTGTCAGGATCGATCATATCCATCTGGCTTGCTCCGGAATTCCCTATTTTCACCACACGGTTTGCAATAATCGTATGAAGCTCTTTATCCTTGATCATTTGATCGAGCAATTGACTGATCAATGCTTTTGTTTCTTTTTCATTTAATTTCATCGTCACTTGGGTTACTTTAAGCTTCTCGCCATTATGTTCGTAAGATACGTTATCCTTTTTTGTGAAATACTCATCTTTAAGCTTTTCATTTAAAAAGGCTGCATACGTATCTTTAAGATGCTTTTCTTCCTTTTCATTCAGTTCAAGATCTTTAATATCCACGGGTTTGAAGTCAAGTTTCTCCGGACCTGAATAGGCCGGGTCAAGCTGCCTCATGAACTGTCCGTATTCATTTGCATTCAGGTAAAAATATTTCTCGTAAATAGATGGGACCTTCGCCGCCACTTGTTTAGGCGTCTGGTAAATTTCCATGTCCAGGAGGTTCTCTCCCTGAACTGCAATTCCTGCTTTCGTATAGCTCCTATCTTTTTTCGGATCTTGCTCCACCTCTGTCGTAATGGCCGCTTCGTTTAGGAGTTCCTGAATCATTTCAAATTCCGGAGGAAGGGCTCCCTGTGCATCCAAACCGCCAGATATCTTTGTTTTCGTATTTGATGCATTTTCGGCGAGTTCCTCCTGAAAATCAGCCAGTTCTCCGTTTTGATGATCGAAGTCTTCAGCAGCCTTCTGAAATGTCTTGATCTCAGACAGTAAATACAGCTGTTTGGGAGATTTGTTAATCAGCAGCGCATAAGCGGCTGTTCCTCCTATGACTAAAAATGCAATAATGCCCGCAATCACCCATTTTAAGGGGAATTTCCCTGCCTGCCTGTTCGGCATCGTCTCAGTTGCCGCTGCCATTTCAGATCGCGTTGTCCGATTGTCCATACCATTTAACCCCCTACATTATGTATAAAACTCCAAATTTTTGAACACTCAAACTATCATAAATAAACAAAAATACTAATTCTATACATTCGACAATCTTTGTAATCATTTAGGGTATTTTACTCAAGACTATAGAAACGTAAGAAGGAGGACAGAGAGGTCTAATCTACCTATACCCGCAAAAAAACCAAAATAACCTTATTTTTACAAACTTGTTTTTTCTCTGTATGGCGTGCATAAAAAAGACAGGCTTTAAGCCTGTCCATTCCGTTTTTTCTTCACTTTTATAAAATACACTTTTAAATAATTCCCCTGTTTGTATTGAGGAATAGTACGAAAGTCTTCAGGGAGATGATAATTTTCTAAAAGGCTGTACGATATTCCTGTTTCTTTAAATGCCTGGTCAATAAAGCCCTTAAATTTTTCATCGCTTACGTTGCTTGCATTCGTAGATGCCACAATCACACCATTATTGGCCGTTAAGCTGATTGTATCCTTAAGAAGATTTTTGTAATCCTTTGCTGCACTGAAAGTATGTTTTTTGGATTTAGCAAAGCTTGGGGGGTCAAGGATGACCAGGTCATACGTCTTTTCTTTTCGGGCAGCATACTTAAAATACTTAAAAACATCTTCAACAATTATTTCCTGCGCTTCATGATCGATTCCATTTATGCTGAACTGTTCAATCGTCTTTGGAAGGCTGCGGTTCGCCACGTCCACACTGACCGTCTTGACCGCTCCTCCCAGCGCAGCAAACACGGAAAAGGCTCCTGTGTAGGAAAACATGTTCAGAACCGTTTTTCCATTGGCATACGTGTCTCTTATCGCCTTCCGTACATCGCGCTGATCGAGAAACACACCGACCATGGCTCCTTCATTTAGATAAACGGCAAAGGAGGCGCCGTTTTCTTTAACGAGCAAAGGATACGGAGCCTGCTCTCCAGCGACAAAATCATCCTCTTCAATATACTGGCCTTTCTCATCGAACCGTTTTTTCTGATAAATGCCTTTCGGACTGACCGTTTTTTGAAGAGCGGCAATGATAGATTCTTTGAAAGCATAGATTCCTTTGCTGTACCAGTTTATGAGACAGTATCCATCAAAGTAATCGACCGTTAATCCGCCTATCCCATCACCTTCCCCGTTAAAGAGACGGAAGGCAGTCGTTTCGCTGCTGTTAAAGAACGAGGTCCGCTGATCTGAAGCAGCTTTTATTTTTTGATTAAAAAATGACTGGTCAATGCTTTCTTCTTTTTTAAAAGAGAGAATCCAGCCAATTCCTTTATTTTGCTTTCCGTAATAGCCTGTTCCAATCATCGATCCTTTTGAATCCACAAGAGTGAAAATTTCTCCCTCTTCCTTAAGGACATCCGGATTAGCCACTGATTCCCTTTCCACCAGAGGAAAGCCCTTCTGAAAGAGTTTGGCTGCTGACGGTTTTATTTGAAGCTTAATTGGCATTAAAATCACTCCGTGTTGTGTTATCACTTTTTCGCTTAACTCAATTTAAAAAGTATACCATATTATCACCCGAATCTTCTTCCGGCTAACCTCATCTTTGAGAACACATATAGAAGACGGATGGATTCCTGCGATATCAAAATGGCTTAATCCAATGGGGGAATTGCCCTTCAAACCGGGTGGAACACTTGTACACGTATACGAACGCTACAAGAGGGAGAAAAGCGTCTTTGGAAGGGGAAGTACCGACACACAAAATCTGAAACGCGAAAAAAGCTCTTTTTGAGCTGCATTTTCCCATGAAAGAGAAAAGAATTGAGGGTTCAGCCGGAAATTTCCTAGGCAATATTCATCGTTGTAACGGAGTCTGTCCGAGAAGTTGTCTATATAAAAAAGAGGCTGGAACCAAAAGTTTCCGGCTGATAAAAAAACCGAACGATTATTTGAAACTCTGGTATAGAGCTTCGTAATCGTCCGGTTTTATTGTTTTTCATGCTTTTTTCAAAAGAAATATTCGGCTTAAGGACAGCAATTTTAGTTATGTCCCAGCCTCTGTCGTTTATCATTTGTGTCATGCTGACATTCTTCTTTAGAGTACATCGGACAGGTGAGGCCTAAGCTCGGCGGGGCTTACCGCCAGCTCCTGAATGAGGGAGCACTAAATTGGAAATCAGACTTATTTATTCATACTGGAAAGAAAGTCTCCTAAAAGATCCTCTGCACTTTCTTCTATTTCCACTTCCTCAGCATCCTGATTCCGAATCTGATCCTGCATTTGATCAAAACTGAACCCTTCCAAATCATCATCGTTCTCCGAAAAATCTGAGGGCAATTCTTCTAAAGGAGGATTTTCTTGACGGTCGTCCGTTTCCATTCCCGCAGCAGACTGATCCTCGAACATGATTAAATCATCGGGATCAAGCGTATGACTGTTCATAGATGCAAGAAGCGCCGTGGCTCTTACCGGGTTTAATAAAAGCTGATGAATCATACTCCCCAGCAGCGCCTCAGAATGTTCATGCTTAAGCCAATTCCTTTGTTCCTTTGTAAGCTGGCGCGGAAGAGGAATGGTAAGAGTCTGGCGTTCTTTTGAGAGTGAGTCACTGACTCCCTTCAAAACAAACTCGCCTATTCTGCTGGAGAAATTGCGCTTTTCCATTTCTTTCAGCTTAGAAAGCTGCTTCAGCAGGTGATCGGGAGTATCAGAGGGGACCCTGAACGTGATCGCCTGGCCCCGCTCTATACGTTTATCCGACGGTTTCATCTAGTCATCACCTTATTTGGATGAGGAAGCCGGCTGCTTTTCATCCTTTTTTTCTGGTTTTGCTTGTTTACGGACGTAATCTGAAATGAGTTTGTAGTAAGCGTTGGACATCATCCAGATGCTTTCCTTTTCATCTTCAAAAAACTCGATATTGTATCCATCGAGATTGTTGTTCAGCGCCTTAAGGTAATCTTTCAGAACAGACGCTCCTCCTCCTACAAAATAGCAAATCTCTGTTTGAGAGTTGCGCTGCCATACATTGCGAAGGAAACGGTATTGCTTTTTCGCCAATTCTAAAAGAATGCGGTCTGTAATATCATGAACGCTTGTACGGCTTCCTTTTACCATGATGTGGTTGCGGTCATTTTTGCGAGTGATGATCTCTACTACATCTCTGCGGCTGTCGAGCTCTACTCCATGCTTCGTACGAATCTCTTCTCTGATGGCTTCCAGAGATTCAGAAACGCCCAAATTGAATCCCTGCGCTTTATCATCATCTACATTGCGGTTGCGGATGACAGCGATATCTGTCGAAAGACCGCCGATATCCTGGATCAGGATTCGCTTGTCAATCAGGTCCTTGTTAATAATGTTCAAATCGTTATCCATTACTAGGTTTACAAATGCAGCAAAGCCCTCCGGATAAACTTTTACTTCATCAAAGCGGATGTTTACTTTCAGACCTTGGTATTTAGGCGTTACGAGGAACTCTACTTGATGCACAGATCCAAGAAGCTGTGAACGGTACCCTACATCTTTTCCTTCTTTTACTTCTCTAAGAGGAAGACCTGTTCCCAATGTGTAGTTTGCATCAATAACTTGATTATTTTTCTTAAATCCTTTTTCTGATGTTCCGTTCACTGCATCGAGTGCCAGCGAAGCAAAAAGCATGACAAGCGTCTGGTCTTCTTCGGATTTGCTGCTGCCCGGATCTAATTCTGTGGAGTTATTGCTTTTCGTTGCAAGACTCCCGACACGGTAGATCACGTTGTTTTCTTTGAGGGCAGGGGAGTGTACACGAATGTGAATATTTTCAAGCGGGTCCTTATCATTTAACTCTTCAATTCCGATTACCGGACGATCCTCTAAATCTCTTGCAATCACGTTTGGTATGTATAGTTCTGAGTCTAGTTTTCCGAACAGTGCTTTAACGGCATCGTTCCCTACATCGACTGCTGCAATTCTAGAAAGATTCATAGTCAACTTTCCCTTCTACATTAAAGTTCCTTATACCATTCGCTTACATGGTCTACTTTAAAGGTAATACATAAAAGACTTTCTTTCAATACAGGTTTTGACGTTTTCAATTTCGTGTACAAGAATACTTTTTTGTATACAAAACTTGCAAACAAGTATACTTGTGTACTTATTTGTACACATCCCTATATATCAACATGTGTACGCATTTGTATACTTGTACACATTTACGTTTACATATGATTACACTTTGTATACAAGTAAACAAAATTGTAAACATCGTCTTTTTTTAAAAAAACCAAGAATAAAAATTTTTTAATCCTAAACTCGCCGCCAATAAAAATGGGAGGTTCTTACAATTCAAACACAGTCAGGAACGATCCAGAAAAAGGAATCTGCAAGTCACGAAACTGAAATTGGCTCAAAATGAAGGAGCAAATAAGAGGAAGGCAAAGCCAATGTAGGAGGGCAAAAGTGAAAATTTAAAAGAAAACGGTCGAAATGAGGGAGAAGATTGGGCTCAGAGAGTTAAAAAAACCGAAGGCCATGTAATAAAGCGCCTTCGGACACCTAATTAAAATGTATGAATCCACTCACAAAATAAGGCATAGTCTGCATTTACCCGCCGCTTATATGTCATCGCTGCAAATGAAAGCTGATCCGTAAACCGGCTGGTATCCGGGCCAATCGCTTTAGCAATTTCAATTTCGCTATGATGCCGGATAAACGAATCTCCCATATCTGCATCCGCTCTTGCATGGATTTTCGCTGTAATTCTTCCCATGGTAACAAGTGCTTCATCCATTGCCTGAGGGCCTTGGATGTGCTTAGTTTTTAATTTCTTTTTAACTGGAGACCGTTCACGGATATAAAAGTGGCGGCCATCCATCGTAACATACCCGAGAAATGGATCCTCGTGGTGATGCATTGCTTTTTGAGTAGCAATGACTCTTTTTCCCTGATGAAAATGTTCTTCCCAAAATTCGTTTCCCGCCGGCAGGAAGAAGCCCGGAATGGGAGCACGCACCTCTTTTACTTCTAACACAAGATCATCCAGGTCCTGCTCTCCCTTGTCACCTTCTATCAAAACATAAAAGCGGTCAAGACCAATGGAAGCTGTACCTGATCCATATTTTCTTGCAATATCCTTAATGTGATAAAAGGCTAAATCCTTTTGATCGGCTTCATCGAGCGTTCCGAGGTAATCCTTCCACACATTCTGAATCATTACCCGCTCTGCTTCAGATGCTGCCGCAATTTCTTCAGACCACTTAAATTTTCTGACTCCTTGGGCATTCATTTCAGTAAAATCATCCAGCAATTTATTCATTCTTCTCTTCTTCAGCTTCTTCAGCAATTTCCGAATGGGATTTCTCGTATTATCTGCCGTAAAATAGAGCGTTACCGGATCATCTTTGCCTTTAGCAAAACGCTTCATCTGCCGGCAATACGAATGTAAGTACGTTCGGATCCTCTCCTCCTGCTCCGCCTCATCATATCCCTCCGCTTCACAAAACAAGGCAATGCTGACAGACATTCGAAGTACATCATATAGATAGGAACCCATTGTTCCTTCATCAAAATCGTTTACATCGAAAACAAAATCACCTTTTTCATTCTGAAAAGCTCCAAAATTTTCAATATGCAAATCGCCCTGAATCCAAATCGGTTTATTTTCGGGAGTGTGAAAAGAAAAAGGAATCTTTGTTACATCAAAATAAAACAGATACGCACTGCCTCTGTAGAAACGGAATGGACTCTCCGCCATTTTCCGATATTTTTCGGACCTCATCTCGCGGGTCAATCCCATAATTTCTTGGTCAAATTCGTTTAAAATCGTATCGATGGTTTGATAGCGAAGCTTTCTTCTAGTGGCATTTGCACGATCCGCAATATTTTCCATGTTCATTTTTCTCACCGCTTTCCAGTCATTCAAAAGGGAAACAACACACACAGTTTCTTTCGTCTCCGCTAATGTGCAGTTGGACCCTTCAACATTTTCCAGTAGATGAAGCGGGACAAAACAAGTATATTCCTATTTTTTCAAACCTGCAAAACCGTTTACAAAGAAGGAAGCGTAAGGATGTCCCTTCAGCCAGAATCAACAGTCCGTTTATTCCTTTAGATGTCAAAGAATTCTCTGTTTTTAAAGAACAGAATTTTTTCTTCATTACCTATTGATTTTCAATGTAAATCCAGATATCCTTCACTTATAACTCATATGGTAATAAATTGATGGAGGAATTACAGTGGAAAGAAATTTTCGCACAGCTGCAGATTTAGTTTACAGACAGCCCGAATTTATTCGGTATAGCTTATATATCATCCTTGGTGCAGCCATACTAATGAGCGGATATGGAATTGGATGCCTGGCGGGAATGCTGCTTTTCTAATTTAGCTGCGGAGGGGTCAGGTATGTCAGAGCTTGCTCGTATGGCGGATCAGCTTGAGAGGGCGTACAGGGGTAGTGCCTGGCACGGACCTTCCTTATTAGAAGCACTGGAAGACGTTGATTTTAAAAAAGCTTTTCAACACCCATTGCATGATGCGCACTCAATTTGGGAAATTGTTCTTCATGTGACTTCCACAAACGAAACTGTGACAATGAGATTAATGGGTATGGCCGCCATGATGACACCTGAAGAGGATTGGCCCTCTATTGATACCTCCGATGCCGGCAGCTGGCAAGCTGCTCTTGAGAAGCTGAGCCAGTCCCATAATAAATTGATTGACGCACTCAAGACAGTAAGTGAGGATCGCTTAGATGATCCTGTTATCAAGGAATTTTCAACTATTTATGTGACGATTCAAGGCAATATCCAGCACATGATCTATCATGCAGGTCAAATCATGCTCCTGAAAAAGCAATAGAGCCCCTTCCTGAGGAAGAGGCTCTTTTTTTTAGCTTACTTGTTTGTTTGTATTCGGATGAGGACGCTTATGGAAGCCTTTCGCAAAATAAACAGCTATCAGCACTGCAAACCATATCGGTCCGACAATCAGCGCCACCCGTGTATCTGCGCTAAACGCCATCAGAACAACAACAAGTCCCAGGAATGCCAGGGCCAGGTAGTTCGCATAAGGGAAAAACGGCATTTTGTATTTCAGGTTTTTCACCTGTTCTGTGCTTAAGCTTCTGCGGTATCGCATTTGCGAAATCAGAATAATTCCCCATGTCCAGATTGCTCCGAACGTGGAAATGCTCGTAACCCATACAAAGGCTTTCTCGGGAACGAAGTAATTGAGGATGACCCCGATCAGCAAAGCCGCTGCCGATGTCAGAACCGCCGCTCCCGGTACTCCGTTTTTCGTAACTTTTCCATAGGACTTTGGTGCTTCATCCTGCTGAGCCAGATTGAAAAGCATCCGCCCTGTACTGAAGATTCCGCTATTGCAGGATGAAAGAGCTGCCGTCAGCACAACAAAGTTGATAATGCCAGCCGCACCCGGAATTCCAAGCTTTTCAAAGGTCAGCACAAAAGGACTTCCCTGCGTGCCGATTTGATCCCACGGATAGATGGACATGATCACAAACAGCGCGCCTACATAGAAAATCAAAATGCGCCAAAATACGGTATCAATGGCTTTGGCAAGCGTTTTTTGAGGATTTTTTACTTCCCCTGCTGTTACCCCGATCAGTTCAATTCCAAGGAAAGCAAACATAACCATGGATAGAGACAGAAGGACTCCCTGAATTCCGTTCGGGAAAAACCCTCCATTGCTCCACAGATTGGAAATACCAGTTGCGATGCCGCCGTTGCCGATTCCAAAGAAAATAATTCCGGCTCCAATAATAATCATTCCAATGATGGTGACAATTTTGATCAAGGCGAACCAGAATTCAAGTTCACCATATGCTTTTACAGCAAGAAAGTTAACAAGTGTCATAATGATAAGTGCAAGAAGTGCCCAAATCCATGGCGCCACTTCCTCAGCCGGCACCCACATTGTCATATATTTTGCTACGGCTGTAATTTCTGCCATACATGTGACCACCCATAGAAACCAGTAGTTCCATCCCGTCAAAAAACCGGGAAGTGGTCCCAAATAATCTCTTGCATAGCGGCTGAAAGAACCGGCTACCGGCTTTTGAATGGCCATCTCACCAAGTGCCCTCATGATAAAGAACATAATCATGCCTGCAAATGCGTAGGCAAGCAGGATTCCGGGACCTGCCAGTTCGATTGCTGCGGCGGATCCAAGAAACAGACCTACC is a window encoding:
- a CDS encoding pseudouridine synthase — protein: MRINKFMSLSGYWSRREIDRFIEAGLITVNGQVCLSGQEVSLEDTVLVKGQPIPEKEQSVYIVLNKPPGIVCTAVRSVKNNLVDYMNYPVRIFPVGRLDKDSQGLLIMTNDGDISNRILRSEHNHEKEYIVTVSEPFGDDFLEKMGRGVEILGTVTKRCAVTRISSDTFRIILTQGLNRQIRRMCKELGFYVTRLERVRLMNIMLEGIELGAWRHLSDDERQTLFTALYGGTKTASPV
- a CDS encoding ABC transporter ATP-binding protein codes for the protein MIAIENVTKTYGKKQPLNEVSLKISKGEVFGLLGKNGAGKSTLLSILATIAFPESGTAVINGLDTRKQKKKVRKCIGYVPQDIALWEQNTVKENMILFSKLSKTKASEESLKKLCSEVQLDDQWNEKVAKLSGGMKRKLNIAAALIHDPDILLMDEPTVGIDLQSKLEINRFVKRLADRGKTVVYTTHDLNEILTLFDRIGVLKNGSFVYTGTAGEAKERYSGGESGDRWIYTLLNG
- a CDS encoding ABC transporter permease, whose translation is MRIVFFTVKQMLKKPFLFLSLLVLPAAVIYGVSNFSGKVEEDLAIPVAIVDQDHTDFSKTLIQRLKKQERLKLVQTTGGKAQNMLLREETDTVFVIKEGFKESIEAGDREGIIELRTSPLSIASGVVREVAASEVIRFTSNAKAANRVEKIAEKYQENFPQQDGIREEAYRYADRQWEPEPLMTINYVTQEDGRDVREKSSGPGLFESPVKIWMVLALILCMLSWDWIPKERDSLFKRIQTTPAGLDAYILHSFAAYGALHLIQIGLSWWVIMRLDNGTSASLLLPMAVFMLLGLSISLLAASFSPYTGNYYTLSTVWIFAVSLIGGSVLPAGELLPQLKTLEDWLPQNPVLNWKLADALVWVKLVLMFALSTALVFISMSRLRSTR
- a CDS encoding ABC transporter permease, encoding MGPFLYMTLFFIKGILRKWKTLVLLFSVPLVLMGGSAYIAAKAFTDKERLEPFRAAIVDQDQTFQTEYVIKQLTGNEELKKVVKPILTDEESARELLRQNKIAGMAVLPENFSKTIMEGENVPLTVIGNNQQPLQAYLFRQVMESAADYTSAAQSGINTVYDFMLQADVPKEERTKEYKKDVLSFSLHALGRNEIFEEREEDNLFLKNILSYYGISIFVLLLMVWSYQILLYMRGQVTSGIRSRLLLYGMSPWKMILSEWVTASLFLLPFLGAGLFALHSLHVWSGENVLAICAGMMLILLIFTALFSSLAAFFQQDLMFQVISALFISAGCLLGGHFIPSFYLPSWLEPYASYTINTYTLDAASDLFRGRNADFSGLVIFLLAFIITMGLGAAAKEKRLEAKR
- a CDS encoding DUF6583 family protein, whose product is MDNRTTRSEMAAATETMPNRQAGKFPLKWVIAGIIAFLVIGGTAAYALLINKSPKQLYLLSEIKTFQKAAEDFDHQNGELADFQEELAENASNTKTKISGGLDAQGALPPEFEMIQELLNEAAITTEVEQDPKKDRSYTKAGIAVQGENLLDMEIYQTPKQVAAKVPSIYEKYFYLNANEYGQFMRQLDPAYSGPEKLDFKPVDIKDLELNEKEEKHLKDTYAAFLNEKLKDEYFTKKDNVSYEHNGEKLKVTQVTMKLNEKETKALISQLLDQMIKDKELHTIIANRVVKIGNSGASQMDMIDPDTVKTDFVDGLKDAKKEVKETRIPKGFTSVLMVNGDELVIDRKMDVTVADSTEPGTAVSIHTMDVPYDADKKRDQELKVDITSDKEDEGGSLLLTNKINKKEGEDRTEDLKAKISSKDPAAEGSLIFSMKSDFSGKDPAKQTIKRDFSLGTEGGTGSPVKLEGTVIQKQDVSVKDKYSSQLFEIKVNGGADMAEGSISLKIDSKTKLKAKADLPDINLDNEINVNSITPEQMTDIQLKAGAKLQALFLQLGIL
- a CDS encoding class I SAM-dependent rRNA methyltransferase; its protein translation is MLMPIKLQIKPSAAKLFQKGFPLVERESVANPDVLKEEGEIFTLVDSKGSMIGTGYYGKQNKGIGWILSFKKEESIDQSFFNQKIKAASDQRTSFFNSSETTAFRLFNGEGDGIGGLTVDYFDGYCLINWYSKGIYAFKESIIAALQKTVSPKGIYQKKRFDEKGQYIEEDDFVAGEQAPYPLLVKENGASFAVYLNEGAMVGVFLDQRDVRKAIRDTYANGKTVLNMFSYTGAFSVFAALGGAVKTVSVDVANRSLPKTIEQFSINGIDHEAQEIIVEDVFKYFKYAARKEKTYDLVILDPPSFAKSKKHTFSAAKDYKNLLKDTISLTANNGVIVASTNASNVSDEKFKGFIDQAFKETGISYSLLENYHLPEDFRTIPQYKQGNYLKVYFIKVKKKRNGQA